A region of the Kribbella sp. NBC_01245 genome:
CCTGCACCGCCGACCACGGCAGCCCCGCGGTCAGGTCGAGCCGCGCGTCCCCGAGCTCGCGGTCTCCCCCGGCCGCCAGCACGGATTTGACCTCGCACGCGAGCACCACGCGGCGCCGTACGGCGGTGTCGTCCGCGGCGATCAGGCCGACCGACGCGCGAGCGGCCTGCGCCATCGCGGCGTACTCCAGCTCCTCCTCGTCGCCCGCGGCATACCACTCGCGGAGCGCGGGGGTCACGGCATACGCCGTCAGCGGCGCGGGTAATTCGCCCGCGCTGTGTGCGGCGGTCAGCCCGCCGAGCGTGAGTGGGACGTACAGCCTCATGCGCCTGCCTTCTTGGTTCTCGGCTTGCTCTTCCGGCCACGGGCGGCGCGGTTCCGGCTGCCCTTGGTGGTATCGACCAGCTCGTCCAGCGCGTCGGTCAGGCACTGCGCGAACACGGCGAGATCGGGCATCGCGGTGCGATCCGCGTTCAGCCCGAACGACACCTTGCCGTCGTACGACGTGACGCCGACCGCGAGCCCTTGCCCCTGCAACAACGGGACCACCGGGTACGACGCGAGCATGCGCGCGCCTGCCGCGAACAGGGGGAACTGCGGCCCCGGCACGTTCGTGATCACCACGTCGTCGGCCGGCCGGATCGTGGTCGCCGCCACTCGGGCCGCGAGCGCGTGCAACGTGGTCGGCGCGAACCCGGCGATCCCGACCAGCGAGCGCGCACTGACCGCCCGGCCGGTGTCCTTGTGCGCCTTGGTCTGGTACGAGATCTGGTGCAGCCGCATGACCGGCGAGTTCTCCCCGACCGGCAGGTTGACCGTGGAGGCGATCACCCGTGAACCCAGCGAGGTCGGCTCGCCGTCCTCCTCGTCGTCCCGGATGCTGACCGGTACGACGGCCCGCACGCCGCGGGTCGGGCTGACGCTCTCGCCGCGGGTCATCATCCAGGCCCGCAACGCCCCTGCGACGGCCGCGAGCACCACGTCGTTCACCGTGCCGCCGTGCATGGCCCGAACGGTCCGGTAATCCTCGAGGGAGGTCTCGACCGTGGTGAACCGGCGTTGGCCGGACGTCTTCACATGCAGGGAACTCTCCTGCACGTGGCGCTGCGCGACGACCGAGCCGACGACGTCACCAAGGACCTCGCGCACCGAGGTCTGCCCGGTCAGGCTGGCCATCTCGGCACGCGCGAGCTCCAGCACGGCGGTCGGATGACGCATCGCATCGGAGAAGACGCCGGCCAGCAGCTCCAGCGCGGATGGCGGGTGCTCCGGCTGCCAGGAATCGACCGGCGTCTCGCGCGGGTGGGCCGTCGAGTCGAGCACGACCTGGCCGATATCGACCGTGCCGCTGCCGTCGACCAGGGCCTGGTGGGACTTGGCGATGATCGCGAACCGGTCGCCCTGCAGGCCTTCGACCAGGTACATCTCCCAGAGCGGGCGGGCGCGGTCGAGGCGGCGCGACATGATCCGCGCGACCAACTCCAGCAGCTGGGCATGCGTCCCGGGGCGTGGCAGGGCGGAGCGCCGTACATGGAAGGTGATGTCGAAGTCCTCGTCATCGACCCACACCGGGCCCGCGAACCGGCCGGGCACCTGCTGGACCCGCTGGCGATACCGCGGCACGAACGCGATCCGGTCCCGGATCAGCGCCACCAGGCTCTCGTAGTCGAACCCCTCTTCGGTGTGCTCGGGCGGTTCGAAGATGTCGACCGTGCCAACGTGCATAGGGGTGGCCGCGCTCTCCGCGGCCAGGAAGGTGAGATCCAGCGACGTCAGCCGATCCGGCATCCGGCACCTTCCTCTCTGGGCGTCTCGTTCCTTAAGTCTTCTGGCTTGAAGTCTTCTGGTCACCCTAGCTGTGGGGTCGGACAGTTTGTGGCGACACTGTGCACCGGCTTGAGAGGTGACTGTGACATTGTCGATGGCGAATGCCGGGAACACCGCCTGCCGCGCGTTCGTAGTCCTTCTGTAAAGCGCTTGCGCTTCGCAACTAATTGACGAGTCAGTTGAAAGGCACCGGTCTCATGCGTTCGACGTTCACCCGCGGCACCGCGCTCGCGCTCCTCCCCACCCTCGGCATGCTCGTGCTGGCCGGTTGTGGCAACGAGGGCGACACCGGAGCCGGCGGAACGCCCAGCACGACCCCGTCGAGCACGCCTTCCAGCACGCCTTCCGCCACTCCCTCGACGTCGACCCCGCCGAAGGCTTTGACGCCGTCCAACACGGCCGACCCGTCCGGTGAAGAGGCCGACGTGACGATCGACGTCGTGATCGCCAACGGCAAGGTCTCGCCCAGCGGTGTCAGCGTGAAGGCCAAGGCCGGCCAGACCGTGCGCATCACCGGGACCAGCGATGTCGAGGAGCAGTTGCACGTCCATGGCTACGAGAAGGAGCTCGATCTCGCTCCCGGCAAGCCGAAGGCCGTGACCTTCAAGGCCGACACCAAGGGCGCCTTCGAGATCGAGACGCACGAGTCGGCGAAACTCGTCGCCAAGCTCGTCGTGTCCTGACAGGGCAGAATTCGCCCGTGACCCCTCAACTGCTGCCCCTGCACGGCATCGGCGGCCGCCAGGACCTGCCCATTTCGCTCGACCTGGCCGTCGGTGGCGCGGCCGTCGCGATCGCGCTGTCGTTCGTGATCCTCGGCTTCGCCTGGCGTACGTCGAAGTACCGCGGCGACCAATCCGGCAGGCCGCTGCCGGCCTGGCTCGCGCGAGTGCTCGACGCGGGCTGGTTCCGCTGGGCGCTCCGCGTGTTCGGCCTCGCCACTTTCCTGTACGCAGGGGTCGCGCTCGTCTTCGG
Encoded here:
- a CDS encoding cupredoxin domain-containing protein, which codes for MRSTFTRGTALALLPTLGMLVLAGCGNEGDTGAGGTPSTTPSSTPSSTPSATPSTSTPPKALTPSNTADPSGEEADVTIDVVIANGKVSPSGVSVKAKAGQTVRITGTSDVEEQLHVHGYEKELDLAPGKPKAVTFKADTKGAFEIETHESAKLVAKLVVS
- a CDS encoding DUF6912 family protein, with the translated sequence MRLYVPLTLGGLTAAHSAGELPAPLTAYAVTPALREWYAAGDEEELEYAAMAQAARASVGLIAADDTAVRRRVVLACEVKSVLAAGGDRELGDARLDLTAGLPWSAVQAAHVDATQAIEVVTQAADSWDAAQKGDEDAVFALDACEGEELLWYATQEVPDLLKEVGSG
- a CDS encoding WS/DGAT/MGAT family O-acyltransferase, with protein sequence MPDRLTSLDLTFLAAESAATPMHVGTVDIFEPPEHTEEGFDYESLVALIRDRIAFVPRYRQRVQQVPGRFAGPVWVDDEDFDITFHVRRSALPRPGTHAQLLELVARIMSRRLDRARPLWEMYLVEGLQGDRFAIIAKSHQALVDGSGTVDIGQVVLDSTAHPRETPVDSWQPEHPPSALELLAGVFSDAMRHPTAVLELARAEMASLTGQTSVREVLGDVVGSVVAQRHVQESSLHVKTSGQRRFTTVETSLEDYRTVRAMHGGTVNDVVLAAVAGALRAWMMTRGESVSPTRGVRAVVPVSIRDDEEDGEPTSLGSRVIASTVNLPVGENSPVMRLHQISYQTKAHKDTGRAVSARSLVGIAGFAPTTLHALAARVAATTIRPADDVVITNVPGPQFPLFAAGARMLASYPVVPLLQGQGLAVGVTSYDGKVSFGLNADRTAMPDLAVFAQCLTDALDELVDTTKGSRNRAARGRKSKPRTKKAGA